The nucleotide sequence TGATGACGAGCTAGCGCCCCGTCTAAACCATCGAGTATGCGGTTTAAAACAATAGCAGTTAAGGCGCAATACCATAAATTTAAGGCCAACAAAGGTATAGCTAACATGCCAATGATAAAGCCAAATACCGTTAGTTGATCTGCAGTTACTTGGCGTTCATCTAATAAACTCACGATAGGTTGTAATAATGGCTTTATAACGGGGGTGATATATTTATCTAGCATAGATATTCTTCTTACTTATGTTGTGCTTCTATTGTGTTTAAATTTAAATCTAAATCTAGGGCTAAAACTAAAACTAAAACTAAAACCTGAGTTATGTTCATGCTGTCATTAAGTGGCCGACAAATGAATAACCTTACCGTTAGCGGCTATAGCGTCTGACTCGTCATGTGTCACCATTATAGCGGGTAATTTGTGCTGTCTTATTTGCTCAAAAACAAGTTCTCGTGTTTCTTGGCGTAATTGGCTGTCTAATTTACTAAAGGGTTCGTCCAATAGTATCGCCTTAGGCTCGCTAAGTAATACCCGTAATAGTGCAACACGTGCTTGTTGTCCACCAGATAAACTGTCAGGCTGGCGGTTGTCTAAACCTGCTAAGCCAACTTCAGCCAGTGCAAAACTAATTTTTAGCGCACGTGCTTTTTGATCACCCTTTGGCATCGCAAAAGCAATATTATTGGCCACCGATAAGTGCGGAAACAATAAAGCGTCTTGATACAATAAACCAATATGGCGTTGGTAACTCGCCACTTGCGTTATATCACGGCCATTGAGATGAACGTTCCCCTCAGCCTGAAAACCTTTTGGTAGCATACCGGTAAGCCAATTGAGTAATGTCGATTTTCCGCTGCCTGAAGGGCCCATGATGGTTAATACTTCCCCACCTTTTATCGTTTCATTTAGGGATAATAACGCGGCTTTATCGCGTATTATAGTTAGGTTTTCTAACTGTAGACTGTTGGTCTGGAAAGAATTGCTCATAGGTTAGCCTTGCTGATATAACTTGCCGTTTTATTATGGCGATTTGCCTGCGTTTTTTTTCTTTTTTGTCCTGTCGATACCAACCAAATCACAGAAAAAGCTATTGCGGGTAATAACATTTGTATTAGTGCATAAACCGCACTTGTCCGGCGACTATCACCATTGGCTAAACTGACGGCTTCTGTTGTTACAGTATTAATTCGACCACCGCCAACTAACAGGGTAGGCAAGTATTGACTGAAACTAATGGCCAGCCCTAATGCGCTAGCCATTAAAATAGGCATTAATAATTGCGGTAAACTCACCTGTAAAAATATTTTAACTGGCGAGGCACCTAAACTTGCGGCTACTTGTGCGTAGCGTGGATCAAGTCGGCGGTAACTGGTAGCCAAAGATAAAAATACGTAAGGTAAAACAAACAGCAAATGTGCTAAAGCCACATTAATGAAAGTGGTTTTGCTGTGCAAGGTTTCTTGTAGCCAAACTAAGCCAAATAGAAAAGCAATGCTGGGGATCATTAGCGGCAGGTAAATAATTAAACTGCTAAAGCGTGAAAGTTTAATGCCGTTTTGTTTTTCATACTCTAGGCTTAGCAATGTTAAAATAACAGCTATGCTTGTGGCGACTAAACCTATAGACAGTGAGTTTATAATTGGCGTTTGTACTTGCAACAAGGCTGACTGCCAATGTAATAACACCCATTGCTCTGGTAAAGCTAAGGGAAATTGCCAGTAGCCAGCAAATGACCAAAATACCAAGCCGAGTAATGCTAAAGCAATTGAGCTGATCAGAAAAACAGTAAAAACATTGATGATTTTAGCCCATAAAGCATCACCATAGGTGCGTTGACCGTTACTTAAGCTTTTACAGCTTATCGCAAGTGTTAACCTTTCTAATAACCACCAAGTGATCAGCACTGACACTGTCACCATCAATTGTAATAAGGCACCAGCAGATGCTTTGATACGCAAACTTAAATCTACATCATGAAACCAATTCATAATTGCTACGGCTAAGGTTGGCGGCGTATTAGGGCCAAGTATTAAAGGCATTTCTACACTGGCACTGGCGTAGGCGAGTATGGCTAATATGGGCAAACGCATTAATGGATAAATGTTCGGTAATACCGCTTTGAAAAACGCAGTCATGGGATAATAACCTAAGCTAAGCGCAAGTCGGTATTGTGCACGTAGTTTTATATTAAGATCTGGCTGAGCAATCGCACTTAAGGTCATTAGTAATAAAAAGGGTAACTCTTTTAACGTTAAGCCCATGATAATACTGATACCGTAAGGGTCGTGGGGCAATAACCAATCAATGGGGCTTTGCCAGCCACTTAACCAAGGTGAAAATAAGCGGGCGATCATGCCAGATGGCGTGATTAAAAAAGCAATCGCGATGGCTGCTGCCGCATGAGGAATAACTAAAATAGGTCCTAACAAACGCTGAATGCGTGCTAACCAAGGGCTGTCAAAGTAATTTGCTAGCAATAAAAGTGTGATAGTAAAAGCAAGCAAACCACTGATAAGACTACTGAAAAAACTCAAGCCTATCATTTGTGTTATGCCAGGTGATTGCATTAATTGCTGAAAGCCTTGCACGCCTAATTGAGTCTTATCTAATGCTGGTAACCAACCAAATGCCGGTAAAATCACGCCAAGCAAGCCGCCTAGCACTGGCAATACTAATAGTGCGACCAATAATTTAGGGCTGAAGCTTACGATGACATTAAAAAGCTTGTCGTGCATTTTCGTATTGCTGGTTAATGATTTATTCATGCGTTATTGCGCCCCATAACGTTTTAGCCATTCACGGCTTATGAGTTTTGACCAACTTGGGTGTGGCTCACTTAACGCGATAATTTTGCTGTTGACAGGTAGTGTGCTCGGATGCTGCTGATCGGTACTAAACAATAACTGTTGTTGCTGACTTAATTGCGATACATCCAATACCGTGCTGTCGCCCCACATTGTCGCTTGTTGCTTTTTAGCTTGCGCCTCTACACTGAGCATAAAATTGGCTACGACTTTCGCGGCGTTATGATTGGCGGCGTTATAGGGAATCGCGACAAAATGAATATTACTTAAACTGCCATCTTCCATAACAAAGCTGCGGGTATTTTCAGGTAAGTTATAGCGATCGACTGATGCAGGGATTTGCGCAGCAGCAAAAGTAAAACCAAGGTTTATCTCACCATCACCAACCAATCGTTGTAATGCTGTGCCACTGGCAGCAAAATATTGTCCTTGATGCCATAAATTTGGATGTAATTCATCTAAAAATGACCAGAGAGCAGGCAATAAATCATCTTGGCTTTGCGGCGTTACTGTTTGATATAAAGTTGATTTCACTTGTTCACTTTTATCTTGGTTTAATGTGATCAATGCATACTTTAAAAAACTCAGTGATAAGAAATCTGGTGGCTTTGGGTAGGTAAAACGGCCTGGATTTTTCTTTGCCCAAGTGAGTAATTGTTTAATGTTTTTAGGCGCGTGACGAATACTGTTTTGATAAGAAACGGTTGGGGTTGCTAAGTTTTCGGCATTGCTACTCTTATCTGTTGTACTACTCTGATTACGTGCAATGATTGGCGTATAATAAAAGGTCAATGATGCTTGTCCCCAAGGTGCTTCCATACCTTGAGTTGGCAAACCAAAATCACGGGTCATTGCCTCGTTCTCACTCGGATTTGTTAACGAGAAATTAGGCAGTTGTGCAACCCAACCTTGCGCTAATAGTTGATACTTTGCCATCGATGCAAAGTTTTCGCCGTTGATCCATACTAAATCAACTTGTCCTTGCTGATGATTGTCAGCAGATTTTTCTGCTAAAACACGACTAACGGCTTCGCTAGTATCGGTTAGTTTTACATGTTGTAATTGAATGTTATATTCTTGCTTTACTCGTTTAGCAAGCCATTGAATATAGCCATTTATTTGTGGATCACCGCCCCAAGCATGAAAGTAAACGGCATTGTTTTTTGCTAGCTGTTCGAGCGAGTGCCACTCTTTTTGTGTCATAGAATTATTAGCATTGGTTACTTCAGCCACAGCATTTTTCGTTTTGTTTTTATCTGTTTTAGCTTCTGCTATATTTTCAGTGCTAGTACTAACATCTGCTGTAGAAACGCTCTTAAGCGAGTTGTTGGCGTAGCTTAATGATGCTGTCGACAACAAGGTAATAAATATTAAGGCAAAGCACAGACTAAACTGTGTGGAAAGTTTTAATGTCGGCAGAAATGAGTTAGCCAAAAGTGCTTTTAAATCATGAGTTTTTTTTGTTTTTGGCATAAGCTTATCGGTAGATTGAAGGGTTAAGCCAATGACGCTTTGATATGAAAAACGCTGAAAAAGGCGAGTCGCCAAAGAAGTCGAAAAACAACTCTTTTGGCGACTCAAACATCGATTAGAAAAATACGGCGGTTTACCTAGCGGCATTTAACGCCCAATCATAATTCAAGAAATTAGTATCGATATCTTCTGACGTTAATAGTGCTTGTTGCGCTGGTGTTAAGTTCAATGCCTCACCGTAGAGCAATACGAAACCAGGTAAAGAGTTACTGCCACGAAAGCCTTGTGTGAAGTCATCGCCATACCACTTAAAAATAGCGGAAAGCTCCATTGTATCTTCATTAAAACGATTCCGGCTTTTGTCGCTTAAAAAGCGTATCGTTTGCTCAGTAAGCTGTTGCTCTAGTTCGTCAGCACTATACGCTTCTTCACGTAAAGCAGGGCAGCCAATACTGGCACAGTTAACGGCAAAATGAATACGTGGGTCACCATATTTATTATCACCACG is from Colwellia sp. Arc7-635 and encodes:
- a CDS encoding ATP-binding cassette domain-containing protein, whose translation is MSNSFQTNSLQLENLTIIRDKAALLSLNETIKGGEVLTIMGPSGSGKSTLLNWLTGMLPKGFQAEGNVHLNGRDITQVASYQRHIGLLYQDALLFPHLSVANNIAFAMPKGDQKARALKISFALAEVGLAGLDNRQPDSLSGGQQARVALLRVLLSEPKAILLDEPFSKLDSQLRQETRELVFEQIRQHKLPAIMVTHDESDAIAANGKVIHLSAT
- a CDS encoding ABC transporter substrate-binding protein, which translates into the protein MPKTKKTHDLKALLANSFLPTLKLSTQFSLCFALIFITLLSTASLSYANNSLKSVSTADVSTSTENIAEAKTDKNKTKNAVAEVTNANNSMTQKEWHSLEQLAKNNAVYFHAWGGDPQINGYIQWLAKRVKQEYNIQLQHVKLTDTSEAVSRVLAEKSADNHQQGQVDLVWINGENFASMAKYQLLAQGWVAQLPNFSLTNPSENEAMTRDFGLPTQGMEAPWGQASLTFYYTPIIARNQSSTTDKSSNAENLATPTVSYQNSIRHAPKNIKQLLTWAKKNPGRFTYPKPPDFLSLSFLKYALITLNQDKSEQVKSTLYQTVTPQSQDDLLPALWSFLDELHPNLWHQGQYFAASGTALQRLVGDGEINLGFTFAAAQIPASVDRYNLPENTRSFVMEDGSLSNIHFVAIPYNAANHNAAKVVANFMLSVEAQAKKQQATMWGDSTVLDVSQLSQQQQLLFSTDQQHPSTLPVNSKIIALSEPHPSWSKLISREWLKRYGAQ
- a CDS encoding ABC transporter permease subunit, producing MNKSLTSNTKMHDKLFNVIVSFSPKLLVALLVLPVLGGLLGVILPAFGWLPALDKTQLGVQGFQQLMQSPGITQMIGLSFFSSLISGLLAFTITLLLLANYFDSPWLARIQRLLGPILVIPHAAAAIAIAFLITPSGMIARLFSPWLSGWQSPIDWLLPHDPYGISIIMGLTLKELPFLLLMTLSAIAQPDLNIKLRAQYRLALSLGYYPMTAFFKAVLPNIYPLMRLPILAILAYASASVEMPLILGPNTPPTLAVAIMNWFHDVDLSLRIKASAGALLQLMVTVSVLITWWLLERLTLAISCKSLSNGQRTYGDALWAKIINVFTVFLISSIALALLGLVFWSFAGYWQFPLALPEQWVLLHWQSALLQVQTPIINSLSIGLVATSIAVILTLLSLEYEKQNGIKLSRFSSLIIYLPLMIPSIAFLFGLVWLQETLHSKTTFINVALAHLLFVLPYVFLSLATSYRRLDPRYAQVAASLGASPVKIFLQVSLPQLLMPILMASALGLAISFSQYLPTLLVGGGRINTVTTEAVSLANGDSRRTSAVYALIQMLLPAIAFSVIWLVSTGQKRKKTQANRHNKTASYISKANL